A genomic stretch from Telopea speciosissima isolate NSW1024214 ecotype Mountain lineage chromosome 7, Tspe_v1, whole genome shotgun sequence includes:
- the LOC122670079 gene encoding stress enhanced protein 2, chloroplastic encodes MALTMAARPIYCELQSQKSEVLTVKVSPIPKLQLKPTSIDDPSSPSSPDHAKIVLQPRLCTLRSYCSDRTGLIRFRLDYDKVSPFFATLSEYIENSKKTQDFEIISGRLAMMVFAATVTKEIVTGNSLFQKMDLQGIAEAAGVCLGAVVSAAVFAWFSSARKRVGRIFNVGCNKFIDSLIDNLVDGLFSETELSDWSDEI; translated from the exons ATGGCTTTGACAATGGCAGCCCGGCCGATCTACTGCGAATTGCAGTCGCAGAAATCGGAGGTTCTAACAGTGAAAGTCTCACCGATTCCAAAGCTGCAGCTGAAACCCACCTCCATCGATGATCCATCTTCACCTTCATCGCCCGATCACGCCAAGATCGTACTTCAACCCCGTCTCTGTACTCTCAGATCCTACTGCTCAGATCGCACCGGTTTAATCCGATTCCGCCTTGACTATGATAAAGTCTCTCCCTTCTTCGCTACTCTTTCCGAGTACATAGAAAACTCCAAGAAGACTCAGGACTTCGAGATCATCTCCGGCCGACTCGCTATG ATGGTGTTTGCTGCGACGGTGACGAAGGAGATAGTGACGGGGAATTCTCTGTTCCAGAAGATGGATTTACAGGGAATCGCAGAGGCAGCAGGGGTGTGTTTGGGTGCGGTGGTTTCTGCGGCTGTATTCGCTTGGTTCTCTAGTGCTCGGAAGAGAGTGGGTCGGATCTTCAATGTTGGCTGCAACAAATTCATCGATTCCTTGATTGATAATCTGGTTGATGGGTTGTTCTCTGAAACAGAGCTCAGCGACTGGTCCGATGAGATCTGA